The following coding sequences lie in one Moritella viscosa genomic window:
- a CDS encoding lipopolysaccharide biosynthesis protein, producing MEQNEILKYIPIIWQKICLKKFKSILLITLISFTILGIGIYKPSVFNSEVTIFADTQNIIKPLLGKQTSVTNVKQSRTAQIRDVIYSPRQLNKVINNIYGKGTFATAADREKELASIREKLEVKGLSGNYIKIVYQDDSPDKTYRLLNEIVRLFIEDSANTKRDESRSAYNFIKQQVTSYKNQLVLAENKLKKFKSSHLDGTETGVESRISVLRSDIEDMKIEKLENLNRIYLLKKQLSSQKKFSSNDYEISIYHNQLRELQLRLENLLLVYKDDYPEVSDVRYQISDLKKVIQDLNSGKKEKSNISSTLNPLYQELKIKLAEATILQSTIENRLKAFHKLIEDAYERRKRIANNQAELSELTRDYNVVRTLYEDMLANKEKARLSMVLDIEGQGVNYKIQEPATYPMTPSGLRFVHFVIAGPILGLLLVIALFAVKVVFDNKIRFASQLSSLTNTQLLISIDHTSSRSERKKQKLGNTLFTLYFLCALTIYIATALTQKYDVSIPTLITPLYFQLMGLIK from the coding sequence ATGGAACAAAATGAAATATTAAAATACATACCCATTATATGGCAGAAAATTTGTTTAAAAAAATTCAAGTCGATACTGCTTATAACGTTAATCAGCTTTACTATTTTAGGGATTGGAATCTATAAACCGTCTGTATTTAACAGTGAAGTAACTATTTTTGCTGACACTCAAAATATCATCAAACCCTTACTAGGGAAGCAAACCTCAGTAACAAATGTAAAGCAAAGCAGAACCGCACAAATTCGTGATGTTATCTACTCTCCTAGACAATTAAATAAAGTGATTAATAATATTTATGGTAAAGGAACTTTCGCAACAGCGGCAGACCGAGAAAAAGAACTGGCTAGTATACGAGAAAAACTAGAAGTAAAAGGGTTATCAGGTAATTACATTAAAATAGTGTATCAAGATGATAGCCCAGATAAAACCTATCGATTACTTAATGAAATAGTCAGGCTTTTCATTGAAGATAGTGCGAATACTAAAAGAGATGAAAGTCGAAGCGCATATAATTTTATAAAACAACAAGTGACGAGTTATAAAAATCAATTAGTGTTAGCTGAAAATAAATTAAAGAAATTTAAATCATCACATTTAGATGGCACAGAAACAGGTGTCGAATCTAGAATTTCAGTGTTACGTAGTGATATTGAAGATATGAAAATAGAAAAACTGGAAAATTTAAATCGCATTTATTTACTTAAAAAACAATTAAGTTCACAAAAAAAATTCTCATCAAATGATTATGAAATATCCATTTACCACAATCAACTCAGGGAATTACAACTGCGCCTTGAAAACCTATTACTCGTGTATAAAGACGATTACCCTGAAGTATCTGACGTTAGATACCAAATTAGTGATCTAAAAAAGGTTATTCAAGATTTGAATTCAGGGAAAAAAGAAAAAAGTAATATATCAAGTACGCTCAATCCATTATATCAAGAGCTAAAAATAAAACTGGCAGAAGCCACTATTTTACAAAGTACAATAGAAAATAGACTTAAAGCCTTTCATAAATTAATTGAAGATGCTTATGAACGACGTAAGCGAATTGCTAATAACCAGGCAGAGTTGTCTGAATTGACTAGGGATTACAATGTAGTTCGGACACTGTATGAAGACATGCTTGCAAATAAAGAAAAAGCACGCCTTTCCATGGTGCTAGATATTGAAGGACAAGGGGTTAACTACAAAATACAAGAGCCAGCAACTTATCCCATGACCCCATCTGGACTTCGCTTTGTACACTTCGTTATTGCAGGCCCCATCCTTGGATTATTATTGGTCATTGCCCTATTTGCAGTGAAAGTCGTATTCGATAATAAGATTCGCTTTGCCTCTCAATTGTCATCCCTCACTAATACACAACTTCTAATCAGTATTGATCATACTTCTAGTCGTTCTGAAAGAAAAAAACAAAAATTAGGCAATACTTTATTCACGTTGTACTTCTTATGCGCATTAACAATCTATATAGCAACTGCACTTACCCAAAAATATGACGTATCTATACCAACATTAATTACACCATTGTATTTTCAATTAATGGGATTAATAAAATGA
- a CDS encoding sigma-54 dependent response regulator, translating to MQKNITKTLLIVEDDIGLQTQLKWHFSNYNVVVAANVNDAIAAIRLHEPQVMVQDLGLPPEPDGVIQGFKLLQQSLRIHPHMKLIVMTGNDCNEHALKAVSLGAYDFYSKPAHPETLELIVQRAFHMHQLESKNRAFNLSKSSNLEGLITTDDKMLKLCKLVEKVAPTNAACLLLGESGTGKEVLAKALHTLSTRNEHPFVAINCAALPENLFESELFGYEKGAFTGAVKSTPGKFELANGGTVFLDEIGEMPLQLQAKLLRFLQEKVIERVGGRKLIHLDTRIVCATNRNLEDMMANATFREDLYYRIAEIQIEIPPLRDRSSDKTLLARYLLKKYVHKEHLNIVGLSEEAINAIEEYSWPGNIRELSNKITRAAIMCDDKYISAEDLGLKSAENTQLNLKVIRESAEKNALKTTLSATGNNISAAAKLLGVTRPTLYDLMKKHNLDSSLKTNLI from the coding sequence TTGCAAAAAAACATCACTAAAACATTACTCATTGTTGAGGATGATATCGGACTTCAAACTCAACTTAAATGGCACTTTTCTAATTATAATGTAGTTGTAGCTGCGAATGTCAATGATGCTATTGCAGCTATACGTTTACATGAACCACAAGTTATGGTGCAAGATCTTGGCTTGCCACCCGAACCAGATGGCGTAATACAAGGTTTCAAATTACTACAACAATCCCTACGTATACATCCGCACATGAAATTAATCGTTATGACAGGTAATGATTGTAATGAGCATGCGCTAAAAGCGGTCAGCCTAGGGGCTTATGATTTCTATAGTAAACCAGCCCACCCTGAAACACTGGAACTTATCGTGCAACGTGCCTTTCATATGCATCAACTCGAAAGCAAAAATAGAGCCTTTAATTTATCTAAAAGTAGTAATCTGGAAGGGTTGATCACTACCGATGATAAAATGCTAAAGCTTTGTAAATTAGTCGAAAAAGTCGCGCCGACCAATGCAGCTTGCTTACTCCTTGGTGAAAGTGGAACAGGTAAAGAAGTATTAGCCAAGGCATTACATACTCTCAGTACTCGTAATGAGCATCCTTTTGTGGCAATAAATTGTGCAGCCCTACCCGAGAACTTATTTGAGAGTGAATTGTTCGGCTATGAGAAAGGTGCGTTTACCGGAGCAGTAAAAAGTACCCCCGGAAAGTTTGAGCTTGCCAATGGTGGAACCGTATTTCTTGATGAAATTGGGGAAATGCCTCTGCAGTTACAAGCTAAACTGCTACGCTTTTTGCAAGAGAAAGTAATAGAACGAGTTGGAGGAAGGAAGTTAATTCACCTAGATACTAGAATTGTTTGTGCCACCAATAGAAATTTAGAAGATATGATGGCTAACGCTACATTCCGGGAAGACCTCTATTATCGAATTGCAGAAATACAGATAGAAATTCCGCCATTAAGAGACCGAAGTTCAGACAAAACCTTACTCGCTCGTTATTTGTTAAAAAAATATGTTCACAAAGAACATTTAAACATAGTAGGTCTTAGTGAAGAAGCTATCAATGCTATCGAGGAATATTCATGGCCTGGCAATATTCGAGAACTTAGCAATAAAATCACTCGAGCCGCTATCATGTGTGATGATAAATACATTAGCGCTGAAGATCTTGGTTTAAAGTCAGCTGAAAACACCCAGCTAAATCTAAAAGTTATTAGGGAAAGTGCGGAAAAAAATGCACTAAAAACAACACTAAGTGCAACAGGGAATAATATCTCTGCGGCTGCAAAATTGCTTGGTGTCACTAGGCCTACATTATACGATTTAATGAAAAAACATAATTTGGATTCGAGCTTAAAAACAAACCTGATTTAA
- a CDS encoding putative exported protein, with protein MSMNMSSNTIRICITISSFSILYGSNALASESDVRDSFVEVGAEYEYSDNIYKLPNRKKDGTTTTAGVELSYKQSKANNRITLNYNAEYSETSNADLQSNSYWIGHTAVSQDVFSKHLLFNLEHTRQRYLIDQTKTALDSNKDERDLLTAGLQWRIPYSHRTTFTLGTTHTQTWFKEEKINDNSTNEGQVSLQYALDDISEIQLSYVRSQNKFDDFDYTYDEHKLDVRLTRQYLRGNYAFNAGGNRVDTSSEKYDGYHYGFTIDARLHRYLFIFSASQVLTNTSAQVGTDDELDFSNNKLFYRTNISLQQQYTSLNKRLLSTVRLYYDNDDAIASINGSDIRDQDRYGAYGELTWSFTNKLSANLSLNYYSAELSSNDTKQFTEAKIGSRYSLNSSIYIQFTASFEKQNSMQNSAGYKEKHYATRIAFRY; from the coding sequence ATGTCTATGAATATGAGTAGCAATACTATTCGAATATGTATAACCATATCCTCGTTTAGTATCTTATACGGGAGTAACGCTCTCGCATCTGAATCCGACGTTCGAGACAGCTTTGTAGAGGTGGGCGCGGAGTATGAATACAGTGATAACATCTATAAATTACCTAATCGTAAGAAGGATGGGACGACGACGACAGCTGGAGTCGAACTCAGCTATAAGCAAAGTAAAGCCAACAACCGTATTACTCTTAACTACAACGCTGAATACTCAGAGACAAGTAACGCAGACTTACAAAGTAATAGTTATTGGATAGGTCACACAGCCGTTTCACAAGACGTTTTCAGTAAACATCTACTGTTTAATCTTGAGCATACTCGTCAACGTTACCTTATAGATCAAACAAAAACAGCGCTTGATAGCAACAAAGATGAAAGAGATCTTCTGACAGCTGGATTACAGTGGCGAATCCCTTATTCGCACCGAACAACCTTTACATTAGGCACCACACATACACAAACTTGGTTTAAAGAAGAGAAAATCAATGATAATAGTACGAATGAAGGTCAAGTCAGTTTGCAATATGCATTAGATGACATATCAGAAATTCAGCTCAGTTATGTTCGTAGCCAAAATAAATTTGATGATTTTGACTACACCTACGATGAGCATAAATTAGATGTCCGCTTAACACGTCAATATTTACGGGGAAATTACGCCTTTAACGCAGGAGGAAACAGGGTTGATACTTCCAGCGAAAAATATGATGGATATCATTATGGATTCACTATTGATGCAAGACTTCATCGGTATTTATTTATCTTTAGTGCGTCTCAAGTATTAACTAATACTTCAGCTCAAGTTGGGACTGATGATGAGTTAGACTTTTCAAATAATAAATTATTTTATAGAACTAATATTTCATTACAACAACAATATACGTCATTAAATAAGCGATTACTCAGCACTGTCCGCTTATATTATGATAATGATGATGCAATCGCATCCATTAACGGCTCTGATATCAGAGATCAAGATAGATATGGCGCTTACGGAGAGCTAACGTGGTCGTTTACAAATAAATTAAGCGCTAACTTATCCCTAAACTATTATAGTGCCGAGCTTTCAAGTAACGACACAAAACAATTTACAGAAGCAAAAATTGGCAGCCGTTATAGTTTAAATTCCTCAATATATATCCAATTTACGGCGTCTTTTGAAAAACAAAATAGCATGCAGAATTCTGCGGGTTATAAAGAGAAACACTATGCAACTAGAATAGCTTTCAGATACTAA
- a CDS encoding membrane protein: MCFILNIHIFKAITMRKFISLLTVLFLLTSTTTSAMLLEGKIDFTGLSTTTDDGSAVTSLMFSTFEIDAVTGNFIPDVTPGDTVIFSDLPTIVPTIDLWHVGGFEFDLAAITINTVVGSVAIIEGTGFVSKAGYETTPFHWAYSSMLGNNTFSATAVSAPAGAALLGLALLGFGFTRRNHQV; this comes from the coding sequence ATGTGCTTTATATTGAATATACATATTTTTAAGGCGATAACCATGAGAAAGTTTATATCTCTACTAACAGTGTTATTTTTATTAACAAGCACGACAACATCTGCAATGTTACTTGAAGGTAAAATAGACTTCACCGGTCTATCAACGACAACTGATGATGGTTCAGCAGTAACGTCATTAATGTTCTCTACCTTTGAAATTGATGCGGTAACAGGTAACTTTATTCCTGATGTTACACCAGGTGATACCGTCATATTTTCGGATCTCCCCACCATAGTTCCAACTATTGATTTATGGCATGTTGGAGGATTTGAATTTGACCTTGCTGCTATTACTATTAATACTGTTGTTGGTAGCGTAGCTATCATTGAAGGGACTGGTTTTGTTTCAAAGGCTGGTTATGAAACAACTCCCTTTCATTGGGCTTACAGTAGCATGCTAGGTAATAATACCTTCTCTGCAACAGCGGTTTCAGCACCTGCAGGTGCTGCACTATTAGGCTTAGCACTTTTAGGTTTTGGATTCACTCGTCGTAATCATCAAGTGTAA
- a CDS encoding lipopolysaccharide biosynthesis protein, translated as MTQNPLNLKAQSISSGQLNTNNINSDDGQKIQNMNDVCLFTSEKLDELKIIYPGCKNDKSLNYYRELRTKLLKIANNENFVCMVSSIAQGAGTSHVAINLAASIALDHSKTALIIDCNSYSPHLHHYLKDKNPLGLSNYLEHNTQEIEDIIYPSGIRRVRIIPTGIQTEYAAENFSSDKMKLFIDTVKKRYPDRFIILDTPPISLYVESQILASICDIAILVIRYGHATASEVQTGIDLISSDKLAGIILNNK; from the coding sequence ATGACACAGAACCCTTTAAATTTAAAAGCACAAAGTATTAGTAGTGGCCAATTGAACACTAATAATATAAATAGCGATGACGGTCAAAAAATTCAAAATATGAATGATGTTTGTCTATTCACTTCAGAAAAACTAGATGAACTAAAAATAATTTATCCCGGTTGTAAAAATGATAAATCTCTTAATTATTATCGCGAATTACGCACTAAACTATTAAAAATAGCCAATAACGAAAACTTTGTTTGTATGGTATCTAGCATCGCTCAGGGGGCTGGTACGAGTCATGTTGCAATTAACTTAGCTGCGAGTATTGCATTGGACCACAGTAAAACAGCGCTGATAATAGACTGTAATAGCTACAGCCCTCATCTACATCACTATTTAAAAGATAAAAACCCACTCGGCTTATCTAACTACCTTGAGCATAACACCCAAGAAATTGAAGATATTATCTATCCTTCAGGTATCCGTCGAGTCAGGATTATACCTACTGGCATTCAAACTGAATATGCAGCTGAAAACTTTTCATCCGACAAAATGAAATTGTTTATCGATACAGTAAAAAAACGTTATCCAGATCGTTTTATTATTTTAGACACTCCACCTATTAGTCTTTATGTAGAAAGCCAAATTTTAGCGTCAATTTGCGATATAGCGATTTTAGTCATTCGCTACGGACATGCGACAGCATCAGAAGTACAGACTGGAATTGATCTGATCAGCAGCGATAAATTGGCGGGTATTATTCTTAACAATAAGTAA
- a CDS encoding sensor protein, histidine kinase, translating into MMGYLSQLTTFDFLVACVELALALTALIKIKNVKIKLSFCIFSCYSAIWHISLSQTPFTNLASSYQFQLLEIVRYIGLFLVLIYLLMYSQKTRLPTHYTTFIYLLIIIASTTYLFSLNEPLYPFFHPKSWLYIKIILCLMAIVTAEQILRHTHSNRVSKLVALVAITLLAYDILVFSNLLLFTSKNYNLWYTRGVLSTTTSLIFALSIIIYPFQQLQDSKFKLSRSIIMFNASFILAGIFLICMATLGLVVNIFNAEWAEVSKILLYVMSIFAIAALSCVEKFRLLITVWISKNFFVNKYDYQKQWIELDSLLSKKREDNNGYEIALSAMTTLFKCNSGGIWLKGQQFYSPVALKNFDLPSSGAIEANNSHFIQLMDENEWVFKAHKNTNIYDKEKNKLLPQWYLNAKGPWVIVPLNANQELIGFTVLCENTINAPLTWEDLDILKLTGRQIGSYIISHQTSEKLIQNKQFDLFNKITAFAVHDIKNLISQQSLIVNNAEKFMHHPDFIHDVILTITNSVEKMDQLLVKLKGNPHGNIEPVNINKLLKNAIEMNISNFPDPTISIQGKDAFVMADKDKLQMVLYHLIRNAQDATEDSGTIAINLATKDEELWLEIKDSGCGMDKVFIKEQLFKPFSSTKQDKGMGIGAYQIRELIHSLQGEIFVDSIIGKGTTFLIFLPLNNNRNK; encoded by the coding sequence ATGATGGGTTATTTATCCCAATTAACTACATTTGATTTTCTAGTAGCTTGCGTGGAACTCGCACTTGCTTTAACTGCGCTGATTAAAATAAAAAACGTAAAAATAAAGCTTAGTTTTTGTATTTTTTCTTGTTATTCAGCTATCTGGCATATCAGTTTAAGCCAAACCCCATTCACTAATCTAGCATCGAGTTACCAATTTCAACTGCTCGAAATAGTGCGTTATATTGGTTTATTTTTGGTGCTTATTTACCTATTAATGTATTCTCAAAAGACACGGCTTCCTACACATTACACAACTTTTATATATCTCCTTATCATTATCGCAAGTACCACTTATCTATTTAGTTTAAACGAACCGTTGTATCCATTTTTTCATCCAAAATCATGGCTGTATATAAAAATAATATTATGTTTGATGGCAATCGTTACCGCAGAACAAATCCTCAGGCATACGCATTCAAATAGAGTGAGTAAATTAGTGGCACTTGTTGCGATTACTCTACTTGCTTATGACATCCTCGTTTTTTCTAACTTATTACTATTTACCAGCAAGAATTATAACCTTTGGTATACAAGGGGCGTGCTTAGCACAACAACATCGCTAATATTCGCACTGTCAATTATCATATACCCATTTCAGCAGCTACAAGATAGTAAATTTAAATTATCTCGTTCGATAATAATGTTTAATGCAAGTTTCATATTGGCAGGAATATTCCTTATATGCATGGCGACATTGGGGCTTGTGGTTAATATATTTAATGCTGAATGGGCAGAAGTCTCTAAAATCCTTCTGTATGTCATGTCAATATTTGCCATCGCGGCCTTATCGTGTGTTGAAAAGTTCCGTTTGCTTATTACTGTTTGGATTAGTAAGAATTTCTTTGTTAATAAATATGACTATCAAAAACAATGGATTGAGTTAGATTCACTGCTGTCAAAAAAACGAGAAGATAACAATGGTTACGAAATAGCACTTTCAGCCATGACCACTTTATTTAAATGTAATAGCGGAGGGATTTGGTTAAAAGGCCAGCAATTTTACTCCCCCGTCGCCTTAAAGAATTTCGACTTACCTTCCTCTGGTGCAATTGAAGCAAACAACAGCCACTTTATACAATTAATGGATGAAAATGAATGGGTATTTAAAGCGCATAAAAATACCAATATTTATGATAAAGAAAAAAATAAACTTTTACCTCAATGGTACCTTAACGCTAAAGGCCCGTGGGTTATAGTGCCATTAAATGCAAACCAAGAATTAATAGGTTTTACCGTGCTGTGTGAGAACACAATTAATGCACCATTAACTTGGGAAGATCTAGATATATTAAAACTAACTGGACGCCAGATCGGCAGTTATATCATCAGTCATCAAACATCTGAAAAATTAATTCAAAATAAGCAGTTTGATTTATTTAATAAAATTACCGCCTTTGCTGTTCACGATATAAAAAACCTTATTTCACAACAAAGTTTGATCGTTAATAACGCTGAGAAATTTATGCACCACCCTGATTTTATTCATGATGTCATATTAACGATTACTAACTCAGTAGAAAAAATGGATCAATTATTAGTTAAACTAAAAGGTAATCCACACGGTAATATTGAGCCAGTCAATATAAATAAACTTCTTAAAAATGCGATAGAAATGAATATATCTAACTTTCCAGATCCAACTATATCCATACAAGGTAAAGATGCATTTGTAATGGCAGATAAAGATAAATTACAAATGGTGCTCTATCATTTAATTAGAAATGCGCAGGATGCAACCGAAGATAGTGGAACCATAGCAATAAATCTAGCGACGAAAGATGAAGAGCTTTGGTTAGAAATAAAAGATAGCGGATGTGGTATGGACAAAGTTTTTATTAAGGAACAATTATTTAAACCTTTTTCAAGTACGAAACAAGATAAAGGAATGGGCATTGGAGCATACCAAATAAGGGAGCTGATACATTCATTACAAGGAGAAATTTTTGTTGACAGTATCATAGGCAAAGGCACCACATTTTTAATTTTTTTACCTTTGAACAACAACAGAAATAAATAA
- a CDS encoding lipopolysaccharide export protein, which translates to MPNILSIVLTVFILTSCSTSGSLETIAPEQNVSIPEYKIGAGDQLYINVWKNQDLSLNMLVRPDGKISVPLVGDIHAVGLPAETLAAQLNERLKKFIRDPEVTVIVTSPISAEFLTRVRITGAVNAPQSTQHRQGMTVLDLLLQAGSLTPFADGDGAILYRKTDDGVKRYSVELDHIIKQGDISTNYELRPSDILIVPESLF; encoded by the coding sequence ATGCCAAACATTTTATCCATTGTATTAACAGTATTTATATTAACAAGTTGCTCTACATCTGGTTCACTCGAGACGATCGCTCCTGAACAGAATGTCAGTATTCCTGAATACAAAATAGGTGCAGGGGATCAATTATATATTAACGTTTGGAAAAATCAGGACTTATCACTAAATATGCTCGTTCGTCCTGATGGCAAAATATCCGTCCCACTTGTTGGTGATATTCACGCCGTAGGCCTTCCAGCAGAGACATTGGCAGCACAACTTAACGAACGCTTAAAGAAGTTTATTCGAGATCCAGAGGTAACGGTGATAGTTACATCGCCAATCAGTGCCGAGTTTTTAACTCGGGTTCGTATCACTGGCGCAGTTAACGCCCCTCAATCGACACAGCATAGACAGGGGATGACCGTACTCGATTTACTATTACAAGCAGGTAGCCTAACCCCTTTTGCCGACGGTGACGGTGCCATTTTATATCGAAAAACAGACGATGGTGTTAAACGTTACTCTGTAGAACTTGATCACATTATTAAGCAAGGGGATATATCTACTAATTATGAATTACGTCCATCAGATATTCTGATTGTCCCTGAAAGTCTATTTTAA
- a CDS encoding putative uncharacterized TPR repeat protein, with protein MKLIELNIQMESVFTAILLSGVILLAGCSESTDLKSNTDPDIYIQQSKAYLDGHQFKSAFNAATEAINAEPNGLEGYLILASIQLQSGHPKESIKVLEAFSGSKNVEYYFALLDAYQMSNKLISAQKLIEQQQQLLSIQAQRLQLSVAQQLLHTDKLKQAKTAFSQLLEDPDYKVGSMLGLAKIELISGNEINAISIIDNIIEIAPKNTEALFLKSLIYINMDELNNAEEALSQTLASLPNADIFTVQRIKIFQSLAHVLTQQGRLSEAKIYTRILSDEFPMAESRSLQYTQALDLYKNKEFSAAKEVLLEILDEAPGHKKSTTLLGLILYNEGKPQNAEKYLIDVVDPEVSPTKLTELYIKTLLQQNKSDHVLDLLQYIPETSRDTDTWILYISAAIQQKEFGKAKKGLDKAMSLSPQAERVALLAFLYYSNLPEPQPEMALQSLSSSLISNPESPKLQALYIRQLLALNKTTQVDNYVASLEETYSKNTNTQLIVASYYVYQQRLHKAIQIIENILISENDNIQALYTMAKINDINRDWQLSLNNYNDIIKFYPTELTAYKRAVLSLIRLQKDPLKAADYLPENYNASVLALTLAHLSLRQNRLDLADNYAKEANNELPKKYQVNHDELTVQVALLRARTAFIENNYLKAREIVISTTNISENNIRLLSLLTHIEIASGQYNEAQNLTEKINQLLPNNSLATVLHSYILNAKGEKNKAIKLLHSYWNKVKDRNVAEQLYLQLKTNNSEKAFAFLDEWQNAFPESLIPTRYKAIYLQERGENKQAIAIYNSILQKAPNEIISLNNTAWLSFEAGIPQALSFAERAYKLKPNNAAILDTYGWILFHNGDKDRGKALIEQASKLLPNDKSIQQHLEKVSKG; from the coding sequence ATGAAATTAATTGAACTTAATATTCAAATGGAAAGCGTCTTCACAGCAATATTACTATCAGGTGTAATTCTACTCGCAGGTTGCAGCGAATCAACTGATTTAAAGAGCAACACTGATCCAGACATATACATTCAACAGAGTAAAGCATACCTCGATGGGCATCAATTCAAATCCGCTTTTAATGCCGCAACCGAAGCAATTAATGCCGAACCTAACGGACTTGAGGGTTATCTTATTTTAGCGTCAATACAGCTACAATCAGGGCATCCGAAAGAGAGTATTAAAGTACTTGAGGCGTTTAGTGGCAGTAAAAATGTCGAGTACTATTTTGCACTACTGGATGCTTACCAAATGTCAAATAAATTGATCTCAGCACAAAAACTTATTGAACAGCAACAACAATTACTGTCAATACAAGCACAACGTTTACAACTATCCGTTGCACAGCAACTATTGCATACCGATAAGTTAAAACAAGCCAAAACAGCGTTTAGCCAATTATTAGAAGATCCAGATTACAAAGTTGGTAGCATGCTTGGCTTAGCCAAAATTGAACTTATCTCAGGCAATGAAATTAATGCAATCAGTATAATCGATAATATCATCGAAATAGCCCCTAAAAACACAGAAGCTCTTTTCTTAAAAAGTCTAATTTATATCAATATGGATGAGCTTAATAATGCAGAAGAAGCACTATCACAAACACTCGCTAGCCTTCCAAATGCTGATATATTTACAGTACAACGAATTAAAATATTTCAGAGCTTGGCACATGTATTAACACAGCAAGGGCGACTATCTGAAGCAAAGATATATACACGTATTTTATCTGATGAATTCCCAATGGCAGAATCACGATCTCTACAATATACTCAGGCACTTGATTTATATAAAAATAAAGAGTTCTCAGCGGCTAAAGAAGTATTATTAGAAATTTTAGATGAGGCTCCTGGACATAAAAAATCAACCACCTTATTGGGATTAATACTTTACAATGAAGGTAAACCACAAAATGCCGAAAAGTATCTCATAGATGTTGTTGACCCAGAAGTATCGCCAACAAAACTCACAGAGCTTTATATCAAAACCCTATTACAACAAAATAAATCTGACCATGTATTAGATCTACTCCAATATATACCTGAAACAAGTAGAGATACGGACACATGGATTCTTTATATAAGTGCAGCAATCCAGCAAAAAGAGTTTGGCAAAGCCAAAAAAGGTCTTGATAAAGCAATGTCATTAAGCCCTCAGGCAGAGCGTGTTGCATTACTTGCATTCCTTTATTACAGCAACTTACCAGAACCACAACCTGAGATGGCATTACAATCCCTATCTTCAAGCTTAATTTCTAATCCAGAAAGCCCAAAATTACAAGCATTGTACATTCGACAACTACTTGCACTTAATAAAACAACACAAGTAGATAACTACGTTGCAAGTTTAGAGGAAACATACAGTAAAAATACGAATACACAATTAATTGTCGCGAGCTACTACGTATATCAACAGAGATTACATAAGGCAATACAGATAATAGAAAATATTTTGATATCAGAGAATGATAATATCCAAGCACTTTATACCATGGCAAAAATCAATGATATAAATAGAGACTGGCAGTTATCTTTAAATAACTATAACGACATTATTAAGTTTTACCCCACTGAATTAACAGCCTATAAAAGGGCCGTACTGAGCTTAATTCGATTACAAAAAGATCCTTTGAAGGCAGCAGATTACCTTCCCGAAAATTATAACGCTAGCGTATTAGCACTCACCTTAGCCCATTTAAGCCTACGACAAAATAGGCTTGATTTAGCTGATAATTATGCAAAAGAAGCAAACAATGAGCTGCCTAAAAAATACCAAGTAAACCATGATGAATTAACGGTACAAGTTGCTTTATTGAGAGCACGTACCGCTTTCATAGAAAATAATTATTTAAAAGCGAGAGAAATAGTCATTTCAACAACTAACATTTCTGAAAATAATATTCGCCTCCTCAGTTTATTAACACACATAGAGATTGCTTCAGGTCAATATAATGAAGCCCAAAACCTAACTGAAAAAATAAACCAATTACTACCCAATAATTCATTAGCAACAGTACTCCATTCGTATATATTAAATGCCAAAGGAGAAAAAAATAAGGCGATAAAGCTATTACATTCATACTGGAATAAAGTAAAAGATAGAAACGTCGCTGAGCAATTATATTTACAATTAAAAACTAATAACTCAGAAAAAGCGTTCGCGTTCCTTGATGAATGGCAAAACGCATTTCCTGAAAGCCTGATACCAACTCGGTATAAGGCTATTTACTTGCAGGAACGAGGTGAAAATAAGCAAGCTATTGCCATCTATAATTCAATATTACAAAAAGCACCAAATGAGATAATCAGCTTAAACAATACCGCTTGGCTTTCTTTTGAAGCTGGTATTCCACAGGCTCTTTCTTTTGCTGAGCGAGCCTATAAATTAAAACCTAATAATGCGGCTATTCTAGATACTTATGGTTGGATATTATTTCATAATGGCGATAAAGACCGAGGAAAAGCATTAATCGAACAAGCCAGTAAATTATTACCTAATGATAAAAGCATTCAACAGCATTTAGAAAAGGTAAGTAAAGGATAA